The following proteins come from a genomic window of Nicotiana tomentosiformis chromosome 12, ASM39032v3, whole genome shotgun sequence:
- the LOC104108525 gene encoding probable monogalactosyldiacylglycerol synthase, chloroplastic isoform X2, whose amino-acid sequence MMQHSSSVTQEPTNPFTFVSQVGSFVFNNSCSRVSKSSFTLDSYSNLLSNYLYFDCNVKKDSLNHKNKPKASPILSLSISNKSASSFSRVLFQFNKAIRFHCEKIPLGFASVGVNYGESNGVREEGSVVENEGIPSNGVESEPPKKVLILMSDTGGGHRASAEAIRSAFNEEFGDKYQVFITDLWTEHTPWPFNQLPRSYNFLVKHGSLWRMTYYATAPRLVYQTNFAATSTFIAREVAKGLMKYQPDIIISVHPLMQHVPLRILRSKGLLKKIIFTTVITDLSTCHPTWFHKLVTRCYCPSEEVAKRALRAGLKPYQLKVYGLPVRPSFVKPVPPKVELRKELGMEEHLPAVLLMGGGEGMGPIEATARALGDALYDEIHGEPIGQLLVICGRNKKLFNRLTSVQWKIPVQVKGFVTKMEECMGACDCIITKEAGNVPYVIENGCGKFSKSPKKIANIVAQWFGPRQDELRIMSQNALRLARPDAVFKIVHDMHELVRQRNFEPQCCPA is encoded by the exons ATGATGCAGCATTCTTCTTCTGTAACTCAAGAACCCACTAACCCCTTTACTTTTGTATCTCAAGTAGGCTCTTTTGTGTTTAATAACTCATGTAGTAGAGTCAGCAAAAGTAGTTTTACTTTAGATTCATATTCAAATTTGCTGTCTAATTACTTGTATTTTGATTGTAATGTAAAAAAAGATTCTTTGAATCACAAGAATAAGCCAAAGGCTTCACCTATATTGAGTTTGAGTATTAGTAATAAGAGTGCTTCATCATTTAGTAGAGTTCTTTTTCAGTTTAATAAGGCTATTAGGTTTCATTGTGAGAAAATCCCACTCGGGTTTGCCTCGGTTGGGGTGAATTATGGAGAGAGTAATGGGGTTAGAGAAGAGGGGAGTGTAGTAGAGAATGAGGGAATACCTAGCAATGGTGTCGAATCGGAACCTCCGAAAAAGGTGCTTATTCTGATGAGTGATACTGGTGGGGGTCACAGAGCCTCTGCTGAAGCTATTAGGTCTGCTTTCAATGAAGAATTTGGAGATAAATATCAG GTGTTCATTACTGATTTGTGGACAGAACATACACCGTGGCCTTTCAACCAACTGCCACGGAGTTACAACTTCTTAGTGAAACATGGCTCTCTGTGGAGAATGACATATTATGCTACTGCTCCTCGTTTAGTTTATCAGACAAATTTTGCTGCTACATCTACTTTTATTGCTCG CGAGGTTGCTAAAGGTTTAATGAAATATCAACCTGATATTATTATCAGTGTACATCCTCTAATGCAGCATGTACCTCTTCGCATCTTGAGGTCCAAGGGTCTCTTGAAGAAGATCATATTTACAACTGTTATAACAGATTTAAGCACTTGTCATCCTACGTG GTTTCACAAACTCGTTACTAGGTGCTACTGTCCATCAGAAGAGGTAGCAAAACGAGCACTGAGAGCAGGTCTCAAGCCATATCAACTAAAAGTTTACGGGCTTCCCGTACGGCCATCATTTGTGAAGCCGGTTCCTCCCAAG GTTGAACTGAGAAAGGAACTTGGAATGGAGGAGCATCTCCCAGCAGTACTGTTGATGGGTGGCGGGGAAGGGATGGGCCCAATAGAGGCAACTGCTCGAGCACTTGGAGATGCACTGTATGATGAAATTCATGGGGAGCCAATAGGTCAACTCCTAGTAATATGCGGCCGCAATAAGAAGCTTTTCAACAGATTGACTTCAGTGCAGTGGAAAATTCCTGTTCAG GTAAAGGGATTTGTCACTAAAATGGAGGAATGTATGGGCGCTTGTGATTGCATAATTACTAAG GAAGCTGGAAATGTGCCATATGTTATCGAGAACGGATGTGGGAAATTCTCAAAGTCGCCTAAAAAGATAGCCAATATAGTAGCTCAGTGGTTTGGTCCAAGACAAGATGAACTCAGAATCATGTCTCAAAATGCTCTAAGATTAGCAAGGCCGGATGCTGTATTTAAGATAGTCCATGACATGCATGAATTGGTCAGGCAAAGAAATTTTGAGCCCCAATGTTGTCCTGCTTAA
- the LOC104108525 gene encoding probable monogalactosyldiacylglycerol synthase, chloroplastic isoform X1: MMQHSSSVTQEPTNPFTFVSQVGSFVFNNSCSRVSKSSFTLDSYSNLLSNYLYFDCNVKKDSLNHKNKPKASPILSLSISNKSASSFSRVLFQFNKAIRFHCEKIPLGFASVGVNYGESNGVREEGSVVENEGIPSNGVESEPPKKVLILMSDTGGGHRASAEAIRSAFNEEFGDKYQVFITDLWTEHTPWPFNQLPRSYNFLVKHGSLWRMTYYATAPRLVYQTNFAATSTFIAREVAKGLMKYQPDIIISVHPLMQHVPLRILRSKGLLKKIIFTTVITDLSTCHPTWFHKLVTRCYCPSEEVAKRALRAGLKPYQLKVYGLPVRPSFVKPVPPKVELRKELGMEEHLPAVLLMGGGEGMGPIEATARALGDALYDEIHGEPIGQLLVICGRNKKLFNRLTSVQWKIPVQVKGFVTKMEECMGACDCIITKAGPGTIAEAVIRGLPIILNDYIAGQEAGNVPYVIENGCGKFSKSPKKIANIVAQWFGPRQDELRIMSQNALRLARPDAVFKIVHDMHELVRQRNFEPQCCPA; this comes from the exons ATGATGCAGCATTCTTCTTCTGTAACTCAAGAACCCACTAACCCCTTTACTTTTGTATCTCAAGTAGGCTCTTTTGTGTTTAATAACTCATGTAGTAGAGTCAGCAAAAGTAGTTTTACTTTAGATTCATATTCAAATTTGCTGTCTAATTACTTGTATTTTGATTGTAATGTAAAAAAAGATTCTTTGAATCACAAGAATAAGCCAAAGGCTTCACCTATATTGAGTTTGAGTATTAGTAATAAGAGTGCTTCATCATTTAGTAGAGTTCTTTTTCAGTTTAATAAGGCTATTAGGTTTCATTGTGAGAAAATCCCACTCGGGTTTGCCTCGGTTGGGGTGAATTATGGAGAGAGTAATGGGGTTAGAGAAGAGGGGAGTGTAGTAGAGAATGAGGGAATACCTAGCAATGGTGTCGAATCGGAACCTCCGAAAAAGGTGCTTATTCTGATGAGTGATACTGGTGGGGGTCACAGAGCCTCTGCTGAAGCTATTAGGTCTGCTTTCAATGAAGAATTTGGAGATAAATATCAG GTGTTCATTACTGATTTGTGGACAGAACATACACCGTGGCCTTTCAACCAACTGCCACGGAGTTACAACTTCTTAGTGAAACATGGCTCTCTGTGGAGAATGACATATTATGCTACTGCTCCTCGTTTAGTTTATCAGACAAATTTTGCTGCTACATCTACTTTTATTGCTCG CGAGGTTGCTAAAGGTTTAATGAAATATCAACCTGATATTATTATCAGTGTACATCCTCTAATGCAGCATGTACCTCTTCGCATCTTGAGGTCCAAGGGTCTCTTGAAGAAGATCATATTTACAACTGTTATAACAGATTTAAGCACTTGTCATCCTACGTG GTTTCACAAACTCGTTACTAGGTGCTACTGTCCATCAGAAGAGGTAGCAAAACGAGCACTGAGAGCAGGTCTCAAGCCATATCAACTAAAAGTTTACGGGCTTCCCGTACGGCCATCATTTGTGAAGCCGGTTCCTCCCAAG GTTGAACTGAGAAAGGAACTTGGAATGGAGGAGCATCTCCCAGCAGTACTGTTGATGGGTGGCGGGGAAGGGATGGGCCCAATAGAGGCAACTGCTCGAGCACTTGGAGATGCACTGTATGATGAAATTCATGGGGAGCCAATAGGTCAACTCCTAGTAATATGCGGCCGCAATAAGAAGCTTTTCAACAGATTGACTTCAGTGCAGTGGAAAATTCCTGTTCAG GTAAAGGGATTTGTCACTAAAATGGAGGAATGTATGGGCGCTTGTGATTGCATAATTACTAAG GCTGGTCCGGGGACTATTGCAGAAGCCGTGATTCGAGGACTGCCTATAATTCTTAATGATTACATTGCTGGACAG GAAGCTGGAAATGTGCCATATGTTATCGAGAACGGATGTGGGAAATTCTCAAAGTCGCCTAAAAAGATAGCCAATATAGTAGCTCAGTGGTTTGGTCCAAGACAAGATGAACTCAGAATCATGTCTCAAAATGCTCTAAGATTAGCAAGGCCGGATGCTGTATTTAAGATAGTCCATGACATGCATGAATTGGTCAGGCAAAGAAATTTTGAGCCCCAATGTTGTCCTGCTTAA
- the LOC104108526 gene encoding uncharacterized protein, with protein sequence MNHRNLSQYHHLENSQHQSVDGLLTLFTKANHDLTTIQNKLEREFQQVYPDNANPMKLVSRIKKVQDEMSTLKEQCRELLAAKQDLIDKARGTLVGNRSLLQRLQLSTGVPIISDSDDPSYASFNQVIDEWTTQVRSRTEDENLESGEDINQMLFSAIVHGN encoded by the exons ATGAATCACCGTAATCTAAGTCAATATCACCATTTAGAGAATTCACAACATCAATCAGTAGACGGGCTTTTAACCCTTTTCACTAAAGCCAACCATGACTTGACAACAATCCAAAACAAGCTCGAAAGGGAATTTCAACAAGTCTACCCTGATAAT GCGAACCCCATGAAGCTAGTTTCCAGGATTAAGAAAGTTCAAGATGAAATGTCCACTTTGAAGGAGCAGTGCCGTGAGTTACTTGCAGCTAAACAG GATTTGATTGATAAAGCTCGTGGAACCTTAGTTGGGAACAGGTCGTTGCTGCAAAGGTTGCAATTATCTACAGGTGTTCCTATCATCAGTGATTCTGATGATCCATCATATGCTAGCTTCAACCAG GTCATTGACGAATGGACAACTCAAGTCAGATCAAGAACAG AGGATGAGAACCTTGAGTCAGGGGAAGATATCAATCAGATGCTGTTTTCAGCAATTGTCCATGGCAACTAA